One region of Dysidea avara chromosome 1, odDysAvar1.4, whole genome shotgun sequence genomic DNA includes:
- the LOC136261155 gene encoding inter-alpha-trypsin inhibitor heavy chain H2-like, protein MYKVKIKQKLCNISFRCSNKHGNYRNTLRVGMDPHFAVPLSNGHNLCYSLQGIAHFVFNLISDPLININAYFIPPKVESHLKEYSTFLGDVGIMIKSPKCLKNNKCAKKDIIKVEISAEDNTVLLDTSKTAVIDKVVHVMVANNATTVQFGRRFKKKEQRYLIIEVKESHLAFRFQFMNGHLDMIILDLTGISDTAHGIMGQFLHREAAIDSDHQYLKINNRVMKFEKLPGWDFLNHNDPCLHVKSEHGYQAEGIIEGTYTDYLVDSLFSTKFQYHQFSG, encoded by the exons ATGTATAAAGTGAAGATCAAGCAGAAACTTTGCAATATCAGTTTTAGGTGTAGTAATAAGCATGGAAACTATCGTAACACTCTGA GAGTTGGAATGGATCCTCATTTTGCTGTGCCTCTCTCCAATGGTCACAACTTGTGCTACAGCTTGCAAGGAATTGCTCATTTTGTGTTCAATTTAATCTCAGATCCCCTCATCAACATAAACGCCTATTTTATTCCTCCAAAAGTTGAAAGTCATTTGAAAGAGTATTCAACATTCTTAGGAGATGTTGGAATTATGATCAAGTCACCTAAATGTCTGAAGAATAATAAGTGTGCTAAGAAGGACATCATTAAAGTAGAAATTTCTGCCGAGGATAACACTGTGCTCTTGGACACTAGCAAAACAGCAGTCATTGACAAAGTTGTTCATGTTATGGTTGCAAATAACGCAACTACAGTACAATTTGGGCGGAGGTTTAAAAAGAAAGAGCAGCGTTACCTAATAATCGAAGTCAAGGAATCACATTTGGCCTTCAGGTTTCAGTTTATGAATGGGCATCTTGATATGATCATTTTGGATCTTACTGGAATAAGTGATACAGCCCATGGGATTATGG GTCAGTTTTTGCATAGAGAAGCAGCAATAGATTCTGACCACCAATACTTGAAGATTAACAACAGGGTGATGAAATTTGAAAAGTTACCAGGGTGGGATTTTCTAAATCACAATGATCCATGTTTGCATGTGAAGTCAGAACATGGTTACCAAGCTGAGGGAATCATTGAGGGAACATACACTGATTACCTTGTGGATTCCCTGTTCTCCACAAAGTTCCAGTACCACCAATTCTCTGGTTAA
- the LOC136248713 gene encoding sushi, nidogen and EGF-like domain-containing protein 1: MLSSVIIVVVTLIVKCLCLPLEDFYPFGSRKGDKSVSHIVGYSKVILSEDLIFFNQLHRELIVNNNGVISFERPFNVIKPLKFPANNSLIAALWTDPNAKRTGRVFYRYSTDRVLLDRASKEIQNVYSMPFSPTSMFITSWNVADNANQRSLRGTALMSNPFQLVIVQDKHHYQCYMLFLYGDNLKIIQSRVSDVIVTAGYDADNGQNFANIPGSWTMEINGLNETSNVGVPGMWIFNCDAYSEE; the protein is encoded by the exons ATGCTGTCTAGTGTGATTATAGTTGTGGTGacactgatagtaaagtgtttGTGTTTACCACTGGAGGACTTTTATCCATTTGGCTCTAGAAAGGGTGACAAATCTGTTTCCCACATTGTTGGTTATTCCAAAGTTATTCTATCTGAAGACTtgattttcttcaatcaacttCATAGAGAATTGATA GTTAACAACAATGGGGTGATAAGCTTTGAAAGGCCTTTCAATGTCATTAAACCTTTAAAATTTCCTGCAAATAATTCTCTAATTGCTGCACTCTGGACAGATCCAAATGCTAAAAGGACTGGACGGGTGTTCTATCGATACTCTACTGACCGTGTGCTGCTTGATAGAGCTTCCAAGGAAATACAAAATGTTTATTCAATGCCATTCTCTCCAACATCtatgttcatcacttcatgGAATGTTGCTGACAATGCCAATCAAAGATCTCTCAGG GGAACTGCGTTGATGAGTAATCCATTCCAACTTGTAATTGTTCAAGACAAACACCACTATCAGTGTTACATGCTGTTCTTATATGGTGATAACTTGAAGATCATTCAAAGCCGAgttagtgatgtcattgttacTGCTGGCTATGATGCCGATAATGGGCAGAACTTTGCTAACATCCCAGGATCATGGACTATGGAGATTAATGGTTTGAATGAAACTAGTAATGTGGGTGTTCCCGGAATGTGGATATTTAATTGTGATG CGTACTCAGAAGAGTGA
- the LOC136248722 gene encoding uncharacterized protein gives MYSALIAAVVALLSFGGESFAQSPHTLQVVEDVTLEHASTNFNYLEYLIVGLHPGYPKKRSLLRFENVPSGCSVVYHATMYLYYQYSHKASFYTDAQVPFITRTIQAHRVLKSWKETQATSTKRYSGVNWGTQWLGLNNIDAKSVSTGHTTIHPTTKRGFVGIDVTSAVKDWKAGHPNYGVVIWATNENIAGRDTRFASKSESNSSKHPYIQVTCDGGSVGNTGYSGPDIGIH, from the coding sequence ATGTATTCAGCACTGATTGCAGCAGTAGTGGCACTACTCAGCTTTGGAGGGGAAAGCTTTGCTCAGAGTCCACACACTTTACAAGTAGTGGAGGATGTGACCCTGGAACATGCTTCAACAAATTTCAACTACCTGGAGTACCTGATAGTGGGATTGCATCCTGGCTACCCTAAGAAACGTTCTTTGCTGAGATTTGAAAATGTCCCTAGTGGATGCAGTGTTGTCTACCATGCCACTATGTATCTTTACTACCAGTATTCTCACAAGGCTAGTTTCTACACTGATGCTCAAGTACCATTCATCACTCGCACCATACAAGCACACAGAGTGCTCAAGTCATGGAAGGAAACCCAAGCCACTAGCACCAAAAGATATTCCGGTGTAAATTGGGGTACACAATGGCTTGGCTTGAACAACATTGATGCTAAAAGTGTCTCAACTGgtcacactaccatacatcctACTACAAAAAGAGGATTTGTTGGAATTGATGTTACATCTGCTGTGAAAGATTGGAAAGCTGGACATCCAAACTATGGTGTGGTGATCTGGGCTACCAATGAGAATATAGCTGGCCGTGATACAAGATTTGCCAGTAAATCAGAAAGTAATTCCTCAAAGCACCCTTACATCCAGGTTACCTGTGATGGTGGCTCAGTGGGTAATACAGGATATAGTGGTCCTGATATTGGCATTCATTAA